The Cryptomeria japonica chromosome 6, Sugi_1.0, whole genome shotgun sequence genomic interval CTCCCCGTTATCACCGACTGTTCTTTGAACGGCAGTGGTAATATATTTGAAGAGAAGCAAATGGATTTGCCGGTTCACCATAAAATAAACATAAAGACAAAGCTAAAATAGCCTGGCTTTACACAATTTTATTAGGCACTTAAACAatcatttcgtggattttcctcAGAAATAAGACAGTTAATTTAACACTAACGACAGATCTTccatgcattaaaaaaaaaataaaaattatgcaaATTTTAAGAATTCCGGTAAGTAGTACCATCACTTATTATGAGAAACATTATCTCAGTTTGAATTTAATTGTGTAATATCTTTAACATCACATTCAGAAATCAATGCGCAGTAATTTCATTGGTTTAAAAACTATTATACAGTGGAATTTAGAAATACTATTACACAGTCCAATTTAGAAATctaacaaattaaattaaattatgaaaTGTCGAATTCTCATATGATTAAGTTTCAAGCTGTTAAAGCTGTTAAtaagtaattatttttaaaattactaGGTGGATTTTCCCCAGAAATAAAACAGTTAATTTATCACTAAAGACAGATCTTCCATGCATCTAAAAATAAATTTTGTGCATCCCGCGAGAATTCCGGTGAGTAGTACGTCACTTATCATCAGAAACATTACCAATTTTTGAATTTAATTGTGTAATATCTTTAACATCACATTCAGAAATCAATGCGCATTAATTCCATTGACTCAAAATATATTATACAGTCTAATCCCAATATACTATTATACAATCGAATTCCGAAATCTATTCAAATTAAAATATCGAATGATATCATTAAGTTGCAGATGCTGTTAATAAGtaattgtttttaaaattacgAAAAGGAGTTGCAAGATTATATTCATCACAATAAGCATCCAAAATGTGTTGTAATATTTGCTCAGAATTACTAAGATTATTCACAGACAACCTTTGATCGTTGGACGAACAAAAGGGAAAAAATTTCGTGCGCGACAGCAAAAAAGCCGATGCCGCAAACAATTCTCACAAGTTAAACAGACAAGATAAAAAAACGAAGCCAATCTCCGTCATAAAGAAACTTCTCCTCGTCTGTTTACTCGTGAATTTTTACCGGCAGCCGCTTTGAGAAGAACATTTGATTTCTGATTAACAAGCAACCTAAGAATATCTCTCTTTGCGCTCTTCCGAAACGGAACGGAGGAGCTGAAAAAACCATCAATAAGGTGGAGATAAGCTTCGAGATCATGACAGCAGGCCATATCCGCATCAGGTTTCAAATACGGAGAATTTTTATTACTCACTCGGAGCTCCGTTCCGACGTGTCTGTAAGCCCAACCGTTCCGTTCCAAATACCGGAAAATCCAACTTTTCCGGGACCAATCCTGATTCAACACAACGCCGGGAACTTTAGTTATAACATCCTGCGTATTAACCATTCTGAGCACTTTGACTTTCATCTCCTCGATTCTCCGGCCAAAAGCTCGATTTCCGACTCGCGGCCCGCCGAACGAAAAAACCGTCACCGGAACGGGAACGGAAACGGAACGGTGGGGTTTACAACGGAAACGGGCTTTACCGACCTGGTAGGCGCAAAGAAGCGCAAGGGCTGCTCCCAGGCTATGACCGGTAACCGTAATGCTAATTTCTTCCCCAGCGTACAAATCCACCAGTCGTTTTAGTTCATCTAACACATCAGACGACGGGCTCCGCCCGTTGGAATCCCGACACGTGTACAGATTCCAGAACCCGGTTTGAACTTTTGTGTCCCTCTGACCGGTGACTGTGACCGGCGTCAAAATGTCTCGAAAATTCTCGAGCCATTCGAGAGGAGTTACAGTGCCTCTGAAGGCCACCACAATGTCTCTCCGACCAAGCCGGGCGACTTCCACGTCATCGTCGCAGACTGCCACGTAGCCGATCCAGTTGGTCCGCCGCGACATCCACGTGGCGTCGCAGTGGGAGAACGATGAGACCAAGGCCGTCAGCCATTGGGGAACTTTGATGGCTGACGTGGCGTGGATGTGGTGAGTTACTCTGTATCCGGTGCTCTGGAGCCCGAGCTGAGTCAGCAAGGATTCTTCGGGATATTTGCAGCGCCCATAGGTTCTGGATTGAGGATCGAAATCACAGGCACTGTAAGATGCCTGAACTAATTCGCCGTATTTTATGATTTCTCTCCTCAGATTGCTGTCCAATGGATCCAGAAGCCCTTTCCAGTCGTTACTTCCGGCGTACTCCCACCATTTCAGTCCCAGCATTTGCTTCGGAGAGCTTGGAGCATCGCCAGAATTTTCAGCCAAATTGCCGGACTTTTCAACAAATTTGCAGGAATTTTCAGCAAAATTGCCGGAATTTTCAACAAAATTTCCAGACTTTTCAACAAATTTGCCGTAATTTTCAGCCAAATTGCCGGACTTTTTAGCCAAATTGCCGGAATCTTCAACAAACTGTAAGCTCTGCTCACTGCTCGGCCAATGCTTTGCGAATTTACCGGCTGTTAAGGCTTGGATTCCATTAAAGCATGCATCTTTGTATCTCAGAGAAAGCAGCGGGACATTAAAAGACGATCTTTTTGATAAAGCCGGCATTTTGAACTTGGATCCATCGCCTTCGGGCCCGGTGAAAGATTTCAAAGCACAGAGCGGGGGTTTTGCGGCCTGCATTCAAACATCAAAGGTTTATACGCGAAAAAATTGGAGAATTAGATTGAGTCGGATCGTCGAGCCATTCGATTTATAGAGATCGTTAAGTACAAATAACAGCTTTACAAGGTGACGTCTTGACTGATCCGGTTTCGAACCCCGGGGCCTTTCCGCGGCCGGTGCTGAGCAGGTTTTTTCGTCCGCCGCACCTAATCATTAATAAATCTGAGTTAGGGTTTTCCGATAAATATTGTGGTCTgtttttccattttctctgttcgcTGAATTATTCTATGGACGGCCATTGCAAAGCGATCCTTTTCACCGGAGATTTTCTTGATCGTTTCCGCTGACTTGAACATTTTCCGCTGCGAGCGACGAGCTTTCATATAAAAATCGTACGTGTGGAttgaagatatggattgaagaaagttGAGGTCAAATCACAGACATGTTTGGAATGAAAGGAAGGAATGAGAGCACGATAAAAGGAGGGTGGTTTACGTTCTGACAGAAAAGTTTGAGGCTGCTATTGGCCAAATTTGTCTGAAAATCGGCGCGCCAGTGACTCGATCCTGTACGGGATGGCTACAGTTGCAGTCGCGTACACACTGTGCATTGAGGATTTTCCAGTTTGGAAGTAAACGGAATTACCGCTTTCATATAGGTATGTGCGCTGTCCTTTTCTCCAGAAAAGTCTACTCTTATTATTGTGAAAGATTTCTTATTGCTTTTTTATTATATCTTACCATCCAATATTTTGAGGATTTGGTCCTCCGTTAATGCGCATTTTGCAGCCCAGCTTTTATAAtgcatttaacctttttttttATGGGTAAGGTTTTTGTCATTTTATTACGAATGCATATCTTAAATATATTGAATAAAAATTTTATATATTGTAGATATATGTAAATTTGTCATCATACATGGATAGGAAGTCgttttttaaattgtttattttttttcaTGCTATGAATTTTGTTTAGTGGTCCATCACAATAAAGATGA includes:
- the LOC131069960 gene encoding phospholipase A(1) DAD1, chloroplastic — its product is MQAAKPPLCALKSFTGPEGDGSKFKMPALSKRSSFNVPLLSLRYKDACFNGIQALTAGKFAKHWPSSEQSLQFVEDSGNLAKKSGNLAENYGKFVEKSGNFVENSGNFAENSCKFVEKSGNLAENSGDAPSSPKQMLGLKWWEYAGSNDWKGLLDPLDSNLRREIIKYGELVQASYSACDFDPQSRTYGRCKYPEESLLTQLGLQSTGYRVTHHIHATSAIKVPQWLTALVSSFSHCDATWMSRRTNWIGYVAVCDDDVEVARLGRRDIVVAFRGTVTPLEWLENFRDILTPVTVTGQRDTKVQTGFWNLYTCRDSNGRSPSSDVLDELKRLVDLYAGEEISITVTGHSLGAALALLCAYQVGKARFRCKPHRSVSVPVPVTVFSFGGPRVGNRAFGRRIEEMKVKVLRMVNTQDVITKVPGVVLNQDWSRKSWIFRYLERNGWAYRHVGTELRVSNKNSPYLKPDADMACCHDLEAYLHLIDGFFSSSVPFRKSAKRDILRLLVNQKSNVLLKAAAGKNSRVNRRGEVSL